A genomic stretch from Planctomycetota bacterium includes:
- a CDS encoding AAA family ATPase yields the protein MACRIAICGKGGVGKSTFAALAVRCLSEQRQRPVLAVDADPNATLGAMLGVEVDASVADIREETLEKKDAIPSGMSKDQFVEFKIQQCISEHKGFDLLTMGRPEGPGCYCFVNSLLRRYLERVADDYPYVVIDNEAGMEHLSRRTDGAVDLMLIVTEPTVVGADTVQRIAALARKLHITVKKKAVVLNRVPPAGVPEAIRERIAAARLPIAGEIPVDAGIAEAAAAGRSLRELPADSPMFASVCRILGQEVPGRTSVKRG from the coding sequence GTGGCCTGTCGAATCGCCATCTGCGGCAAAGGGGGAGTGGGCAAGAGCACGTTCGCTGCGCTCGCCGTGCGCTGCCTCAGCGAGCAGCGCCAGCGCCCCGTGCTGGCCGTGGACGCCGACCCCAACGCCACGCTGGGCGCGATGCTGGGCGTCGAAGTGGACGCCTCGGTCGCCGACATCCGCGAGGAGACGCTCGAGAAGAAGGACGCCATCCCCAGCGGCATGTCGAAGGACCAGTTCGTCGAGTTCAAGATTCAGCAGTGCATCTCGGAGCACAAGGGCTTCGACCTCTTGACGATGGGCCGCCCCGAGGGGCCCGGCTGCTACTGCTTCGTCAACAGCCTGCTCCGCCGCTACCTCGAGCGCGTGGCCGACGACTACCCCTACGTGGTCATTGACAACGAGGCCGGCATGGAGCACCTCTCGCGCCGCACCGACGGCGCGGTGGACCTGATGCTCATCGTCACCGAGCCCACCGTGGTGGGCGCCGACACCGTCCAGCGCATCGCCGCGCTGGCACGCAAGCTGCACATCACGGTCAAGAAGAAGGCCGTCGTGCTCAACCGCGTGCCGCCGGCCGGCGTGCCCGAGGCCATCCGCGAGCGGATCGCCGCGGCGCGGCTGCCCATCGCCGGCGAAATCCCTGTGGACGCGGGGATCGCCGAGGCCGCCGCGGCCGGCCGCTCGCTCCGCGAACTGCCCGCCGACAGCCCCATGTTCGCCAGCGTGTGCCGTATCCTCGGCCAGGAAGTCCCCGGCCGAACCAGCGTGAAGAGGGGTTAG